In Streptomyces canus, one DNA window encodes the following:
- the radA gene encoding DNA repair protein RadA codes for MAARTKSAKERPSYRCTECGWQTAKWLGRCPECQAWGTIEEYGAPAVRTTAPGRVTTSAVPIGQVDGRQATARSTGVPELDRVLGGGLVPGAVVLLAGEPGVGKSTLLLDVAAKSASDEHRTLYVTGEESASQVRLRADRIHALADDLYLAAETDLSAVLGHLDAVKPSLLILDSVQTVASPEIDGAPGGMAQVREVAGALIRASKERGMSTLLVGHVTKDGAIAGPRLLEHLVDVVLSFEGDRHARLRLVRGVKNRYGATDEVGCFELHDEGITGLADPSGLFLTRRAEPVPGTCLTVTLEGRRPLVAEVQALTVDSQIPSPRRTTSGLETSRVSMMLAVLEQRGRISALGKRDIYSATVGGVKLSEPAADLAVALALASAASDTPLPKNLVAIGEVGLAGEVRRVTGVQRRLSEAHRLGFTHALVPGDPGKIPSGMKVLEVADIGDALRVLPRSRRREAPRDDEDRR; via the coding sequence ATGGCTGCCCGTACGAAGTCCGCCAAGGAGCGTCCGTCCTACCGCTGCACCGAGTGCGGCTGGCAGACGGCCAAGTGGCTCGGCCGCTGCCCCGAGTGCCAGGCCTGGGGGACGATCGAGGAGTACGGCGCGCCCGCGGTGCGTACGACGGCACCCGGCCGCGTCACCACCTCCGCCGTGCCCATCGGCCAGGTCGACGGCCGCCAGGCCACCGCCCGCTCCACCGGCGTGCCCGAGCTGGACCGGGTGCTCGGCGGCGGCCTCGTGCCCGGCGCGGTCGTGCTCCTCGCGGGCGAACCCGGCGTCGGCAAGTCCACGCTGCTGCTGGACGTGGCGGCCAAGTCGGCCAGCGACGAGCACCGCACGCTCTATGTGACCGGCGAGGAGTCGGCGAGCCAGGTCCGGCTGCGCGCCGACCGTATCCACGCCCTCGCCGACGACCTGTATCTCGCCGCCGAGACCGACCTGTCCGCGGTCCTCGGACACCTGGACGCGGTGAAGCCGTCCCTGCTGATCCTCGACTCGGTGCAGACGGTGGCCTCCCCCGAGATCGACGGCGCCCCCGGTGGCATGGCCCAGGTGCGCGAGGTGGCCGGGGCACTGATCCGGGCGTCCAAGGAGCGCGGGATGTCCACCCTCCTGGTGGGCCATGTCACCAAGGACGGCGCGATCGCGGGTCCTCGCCTGCTCGAGCACCTCGTGGACGTGGTCCTCAGCTTCGAGGGCGACCGGCACGCGCGCCTCAGGCTCGTACGAGGCGTCAAGAACCGCTACGGCGCCACCGATGAGGTCGGCTGCTTCGAACTGCACGACGAGGGCATCACGGGCCTCGCGGACCCAAGCGGACTTTTCCTGACACGTCGGGCCGAACCGGTCCCCGGCACCTGTCTCACCGTCACCCTGGAGGGCCGGCGCCCCCTGGTGGCCGAGGTCCAGGCGCTCACCGTCGACTCACAGATCCCCTCACCCCGGCGCACCACCTCCGGTCTGGAGACCTCCCGTGTCTCGATGATGCTCGCCGTCCTGGAGCAGCGAGGCCGGATCAGCGCTCTCGGCAAGCGGGACATCTACTCCGCGACGGTCGGTGGTGTAAAGCTTTCGGAACCTGCCGCGGACCTGGCGGTCGCCCTCGCCCTGGCGTCGGCGGCCAGCGACACCCCGCTGCCCAAGAACCTCGTCGCGATCGGCGAAGTGGGCCTCGCGGGCGAGGTCAGACGGGTCACGGGCGTCCAGCGCAGGCTCTCCGAGGCACACCGTCTGGGCTTCACGCACGCACTCGTCCCGGGCGATCCCGGCAAGATCCCGTCCGGCATGAAGGTCCTGGAAGTCGCGGACATAGGGGACGCCCTGAGGGTCCTTCCGCGCTCGCGTCGGCGAGAGGCCCCACGGGACGACGAGGACCGCCGGTAG
- the disA gene encoding DNA integrity scanning diadenylate cyclase DisA, with product MAANDRAAAPGKSGGSAGADGLMRASLSAVAPGTAMRDGLERVLRGNTGGLIILGFDKTVETMCTGGFVLDVEFAATRLRELCKLDGGIVLSSDLSKILRAGVQFVPDATIPTEETGTRHRTADRVSKQVGFPVVSVSQSMRLIALYVDGQRRVLEDSAAILSRANQALATLERYKLRLDEVAGTLSALEIEDLVTVRDVSAVAQRLEMVRRIATEIAEYVVELGTDGRLLALQLDELIAGVEPERELVVRDYVPEPTAKRSRTVDQALYELDALTHAELLELPTVARALGYTGSPEAIDSGVSPRGFRLLAKVPRLPGAIIDRLVEHFGGLQKLLAASVDDLQTVDGVGEARARSVREGLSRLAESSILERYV from the coding sequence GTGGCAGCCAACGACCGGGCAGCAGCTCCCGGAAAGTCCGGTGGGAGCGCCGGTGCCGATGGCCTGATGCGCGCCTCCCTGAGCGCCGTGGCCCCCGGCACCGCCATGCGCGACGGCCTCGAGCGGGTGTTGCGCGGCAACACCGGCGGACTCATCATCCTCGGCTTCGACAAGACGGTGGAGACGATGTGCACGGGCGGTTTCGTCCTGGACGTCGAGTTCGCGGCCACGCGTCTGCGTGAGCTGTGCAAGCTGGACGGCGGCATCGTGCTCTCGTCCGACCTGTCGAAGATCCTGCGGGCCGGCGTGCAGTTCGTACCCGACGCGACGATCCCGACGGAGGAGACGGGCACCCGGCACCGCACCGCGGACCGCGTGAGCAAGCAGGTCGGCTTCCCGGTCGTCTCCGTCTCCCAGTCGATGCGCCTCATCGCCCTGTACGTCGACGGCCAGCGCCGGGTCCTGGAGGACTCGGCGGCGATCCTGTCCCGCGCGAACCAGGCCCTGGCGACCCTGGAGCGCTACAAGCTCCGCCTGGACGAGGTCGCGGGCACGCTCTCCGCGCTGGAGATCGAGGACCTCGTGACGGTCCGGGACGTCTCGGCCGTGGCCCAGCGCCTGGAGATGGTCCGCCGTATCGCCACGGAGATCGCCGAGTACGTCGTCGAACTCGGCACGGACGGCCGCCTCCTCGCCCTCCAGCTGGACGAGTTGATCGCGGGCGTGGAGCCGGAACGCGAACTGGTGGTCCGGGACTACGTCCCCGAACCCACCGCGAAGCGCTCCCGCACGGTCGACCAGGCGCTGTACGAACTGGATGCCCTGACCCATGCGGAGCTCCTCGAACTCCCCACGGTCGCCCGCGCCCTGGGCTACACAGGCTCCCCCGAGGCGATCGACTCGGGCGTCTCCCCCCGGGGCTTCCGCCTGCTGGCCAAGGTCCCCCGCCTGCCGGGCGCGATCATCGACCGCCTGGTGGAGCACTTCGGGGGCCTCCAGAAGCTCCTGGCGGCAAGCGTGGACGACCTGCAGACGGTGGACGGAGTGGGCGAGGCAAGGGCAAGGAGCGTCCGAGAGGGCCTGTCCCGCCTGGCGGAGAGCTCGATCCTGGAGCGGTACGTCTAG
- a CDS encoding sugar phosphate isomerase/epimerase family protein has translation MAEPVVRIPDAKVALSTASVYPESTATAFEIAARLGYDGVEVMVWTDPVSQDIEALRRLSDYHGIPILAVHAPCLLITQRVWSTDPWVKLQRARAAAEKLGASTVVVHPPFRWQRQYARDFVSGIWRMANETDVRFAVENMYPWRYRDREMLAYAPDWDVTKDDYRHFTIDLSHAATSRTDAMQMVDRMGDRLGHVHLADGKGSAKDEHLVPGRGAQPCAELLERLALSGFDGHVVIEVNTRRAMSGAEREADLAEALAFTRLHLASPVKVPRR, from the coding sequence ATGGCAGAGCCAGTCGTACGGATCCCGGATGCGAAGGTCGCCCTGTCGACGGCCTCCGTCTACCCGGAGTCGACGGCGACGGCCTTCGAGATCGCCGCACGCCTCGGATACGACGGCGTCGAGGTCATGGTGTGGACCGACCCGGTCAGCCAGGACATCGAGGCCTTGCGCCGCCTCTCCGACTATCACGGCATCCCCATACTCGCCGTGCACGCCCCCTGCCTGCTCATCACGCAGCGCGTGTGGTCGACGGACCCCTGGGTCAAGCTCCAGCGCGCCCGCGCGGCAGCCGAGAAGCTGGGCGCGAGCACGGTCGTCGTACACCCGCCGTTCCGCTGGCAGCGCCAGTACGCCCGAGACTTCGTCAGCGGGATCTGGCGGATGGCGAACGAGACGGACGTACGGTTCGCCGTCGAGAACATGTATCCCTGGCGCTACCGCGACCGCGAGATGCTCGCCTACGCCCCCGACTGGGACGTCACCAAGGACGACTACCGGCACTTCACGATCGACCTCAGCCACGCGGCGACCTCCAGGACCGACGCGATGCAGATGGTCGACCGGATGGGGGACCGTCTCGGCCATGTGCACCTCGCCGACGGCAAGGGCTCCGCGAAGGACGAGCACCTCGTGCCCGGCCGCGGCGCCCAGCCCTGCGCCGAACTCCTGGAGCGCCTCGCGCTGAGCGGCTTCGACGGCCATGTCGTCATCGAGGTCAACACCCGCCGCGCGATGTCCGGCGCCGAACGTGAGGCCGACCTCGCCGAGGCCCTGGCCTTCACCCGCCTCCATCTGGCCTCGCCGGTGAAGGTGCCCCGGCGATGA
- a CDS encoding Ppx/GppA phosphatase family protein has product MRLGVLDVGSNTVHLLVVDAHPGARPLPAHSHKAELRLAQLLDEAGAIGPEGVEKLVSVVKDALQAAEDKGVEDLLPFATSAVREASNADDVLARVRAETGVELQVVTGAEEARLTFLAARRWFGWSAGKLLVLDIGGGSLEVAYGIDEEPDAVASLPLGAGRLTAGWLPGDPPDPDAIRALRRHVRAQIARTVGEFARFGAPDHVVATSKTFKQLARLAGAARSTEGLYVQRELKRESLEAWVPRLAGMTTDQRAELPGVSEGRANQLLAGALVAEGAMDLFGVEKVEICPWALREGVILRRLDHMGSVQGI; this is encoded by the coding sequence ATGAGACTCGGTGTCCTCGACGTGGGATCGAACACGGTGCATCTGCTGGTGGTGGACGCACACCCCGGCGCCCGCCCCCTGCCCGCGCACTCGCACAAGGCGGAACTGCGCCTTGCCCAACTCCTCGACGAGGCCGGGGCGATCGGTCCCGAAGGCGTCGAGAAGCTGGTCTCGGTCGTCAAGGACGCGCTCCAGGCCGCCGAGGACAAGGGCGTCGAGGACCTGCTCCCGTTCGCCACCTCCGCCGTCCGCGAGGCCAGCAACGCCGACGACGTCCTCGCGCGCGTGCGGGCCGAAACCGGCGTCGAGCTCCAGGTCGTCACCGGCGCCGAAGAGGCCCGCCTCACCTTCCTCGCCGCCCGCCGCTGGTTCGGCTGGTCGGCGGGCAAGCTCCTGGTCCTCGACATCGGCGGCGGCTCCCTGGAGGTCGCCTACGGCATCGACGAGGAACCGGACGCGGTGGCCTCCCTCCCTCTGGGCGCGGGCCGCCTCACGGCAGGCTGGCTCCCCGGAGACCCCCCGGATCCGGACGCCATCCGGGCCCTGCGACGCCACGTGCGCGCCCAGATCGCCCGTACGGTCGGCGAGTTCGCCCGCTTCGGCGCACCCGACCACGTGGTCGCCACGTCCAAGACCTTCAAGCAGCTGGCCCGTCTGGCGGGCGCGGCCCGCTCGACGGAGGGTCTCTACGTCCAGCGCGAACTGAAGCGCGAGTCCCTGGAGGCCTGGGTCCCGAGGCTGGCCGGTATGACGACGGACCAGCGGGCGGAACTCCCGGGCGTGTCGGAGGGCCGGGCGAACCAGCTCCTTGCGGGCGCCTTGGTGGCCGAGGGCGCGATGGATTTGTTCGGTGTGGAAAAGGTGGAAATCTGCCCCTGGGCGCTGAGGGAGGGCGTCATCCTGCGCAGACTTGACCATATGGGATCGGTTCAGGGCATATAG
- a CDS encoding BACON domain-containing protein: MMSSSPETSTRTTGAHRAQREERDRGAARTVAQGPPARYEPYLDGLFTYCLSVLCDHDAAIAALGDVLALAERRGGPEAAGDRRAWLYALARWACLRKLAEAKQKRQATHAAGRHGASQKPAEPPVAADLQEARRRELALLAWPEAAGTTPEQRESLELAVRHHLAAHEVAAVLGMDLAGARELLASAACEVERTRAALAVVETGDCPSVARLTGDRQFVLSSALRRELVRHVDDCPRCRRSAERAIPGRWPGAMTTPAELPVLEAPRGALHMAPAHPSRARGAAVPRFDRRGFPMDPKDRAARRDRLRARAVTTTVVATVVAAPVLALWAAYRGGPGEGVDGHSASASEAHGPGSLDGETASGGYQNAGNARTEPGSRFAKDGRPDVSVEVVSVAGAGRKGAGHLEVGAGNSGDTTLITLTATGDAPVRWSATTGASWLYLSRSSGTLRRGESLTIKVYVDHLREPSGPWSARVAIAPAGAVVTIQGYGTAPAPSDPGEPTTPPSSPGPTASAPSDPTPSDPPSSSPSPTAPDPTSSDPASPTPPPTDSGDPSPSAS, from the coding sequence ATGATGAGCAGCAGTCCGGAGACCTCGACCCGCACCACCGGCGCGCACCGGGCGCAACGGGAGGAGCGCGACCGCGGTGCCGCGCGCACGGTGGCGCAGGGGCCGCCCGCGCGCTACGAGCCGTACCTGGACGGCCTGTTCACCTACTGCCTGTCCGTGCTGTGCGACCACGACGCGGCGATCGCGGCCCTCGGCGACGTCCTCGCGCTCGCCGAGAGGCGCGGCGGCCCGGAGGCGGCCGGCGACCGCAGGGCCTGGCTGTACGCGCTGGCCCGCTGGGCCTGTCTGCGCAAGCTGGCCGAGGCCAAGCAGAAACGTCAGGCCACCCATGCGGCCGGACGTCACGGAGCGTCCCAGAAGCCCGCCGAACCCCCGGTCGCCGCGGACCTGCAGGAGGCGCGCCGCCGCGAACTCGCCCTGCTGGCCTGGCCGGAGGCGGCCGGAACGACCCCCGAGCAGCGCGAGTCGCTCGAACTCGCCGTACGTCATCACCTCGCCGCCCACGAGGTCGCCGCCGTCCTCGGCATGGACCTCGCCGGCGCCCGCGAACTGCTCGCCTCCGCCGCCTGCGAGGTCGAGCGCACCCGCGCGGCCCTCGCCGTCGTCGAGACCGGCGACTGCCCGAGCGTGGCCCGGCTCACCGGCGACCGCCAGTTCGTGCTCAGCTCGGCCCTGCGCCGGGAACTCGTGCGCCATGTCGACGACTGCCCGCGCTGCCGCCGCAGTGCCGAGCGCGCGATTCCCGGACGCTGGCCCGGAGCCATGACCACGCCCGCCGAGCTGCCCGTGCTCGAAGCGCCGCGCGGGGCGCTGCACATGGCGCCGGCGCACCCGTCACGCGCGCGTGGCGCCGCCGTGCCCCGCTTCGACCGGCGCGGCTTCCCGATGGATCCCAAGGACCGGGCCGCCCGCCGCGACCGCCTGCGCGCGCGTGCCGTCACCACGACCGTCGTCGCCACCGTCGTCGCCGCCCCCGTGCTCGCCCTGTGGGCCGCCTACCGGGGCGGACCCGGCGAGGGGGTCGACGGCCACTCCGCGAGCGCCAGCGAGGCGCACGGACCCGGCAGCCTGGACGGCGAGACGGCGAGCGGCGGCTACCAGAACGCCGGCAACGCCCGCACCGAACCCGGCAGCCGCTTCGCCAAGGACGGCCGCCCCGACGTCTCCGTGGAGGTCGTCAGCGTCGCGGGGGCCGGCAGGAAGGGCGCCGGGCACCTGGAGGTCGGCGCCGGCAACAGCGGCGACACCACGCTGATCACCCTCACCGCGACCGGCGACGCCCCGGTCCGCTGGTCGGCCACCACGGGAGCCTCCTGGCTCTACCTCAGCCGGTCCTCGGGAACCCTGAGACGCGGCGAGTCGTTGACGATCAAGGTGTACGTCGACCATCTGCGCGAGCCCTCCGGCCCCTGGAGCGCGCGCGTGGCGATCGCACCGGCCGGCGCGGTCGTCACCATCCAGGGCTACGGCACGGCGCCCGCACCCTCAGACCCCGGCGAGCCGACGACACCCCCGTCCAGCCCCGGCCCCACGGCCTCGGCGCCCTCGGATCCCACTCCCAGCGACCCTCCGTCCTCGTCGCCCTCCCCGACCGCACCGGACCCCACCTCGTCCGACCCGGCAAGCCCGACGCCCCCTCCCACGGACAGCGGCGACCCGAGCCCGTCCGCGTCCTAG
- a CDS encoding A/G-specific adenine glycosylase, producing the protein MTAPTKPQPQPPDSSPADGIIDAPPGAGLHSPVIDWFDEHARDLPWRRPEAGPWGVMVSEFMLQQTPVNRVLPVYEQWLARWPRPADLAAEAPGEAVRAWGRLGYPRRALRLHGAAVAITGRHGGDVPTEHAQLLALPGIGEYTAAAVASFAYGQRHAVLDTNVRRVFARAVTGVRYPPNATTAAERKLARALLPEDESTAARWAAASMELGALVCTAKNESCVRCPIAAQCAWRLAGKPEHDGPPRRGQTYAGTDRQVRGKLLAVLREAHAPVPQAVLDRVWHEPVQRARALDGLVADGLVEPLSGGLYRLPLT; encoded by the coding sequence ATGACTGCGCCCACGAAGCCCCAGCCCCAGCCCCCGGACAGCAGCCCCGCCGACGGCATCATCGACGCTCCTCCCGGAGCGGGCCTGCACTCCCCCGTCATCGACTGGTTCGACGAGCACGCCCGGGATCTGCCGTGGCGGCGACCCGAGGCCGGTCCGTGGGGGGTGATGGTCAGTGAGTTCATGCTCCAGCAGACGCCCGTGAACCGGGTGCTGCCGGTCTACGAGCAGTGGCTCGCGCGGTGGCCGCGGCCCGCCGATCTGGCCGCGGAGGCGCCCGGCGAGGCCGTGCGCGCCTGGGGCCGGCTCGGCTATCCGCGCCGGGCGCTGCGGCTGCACGGCGCCGCGGTCGCCATAACGGGACGGCACGGCGGCGACGTACCGACGGAGCACGCGCAGCTGCTCGCGCTGCCCGGGATCGGCGAGTACACGGCCGCCGCCGTCGCCTCCTTCGCGTACGGGCAGCGGCACGCCGTGCTGGACACCAATGTGCGGCGGGTGTTCGCGCGGGCGGTGACCGGCGTGCGGTACCCGCCGAACGCCACGACGGCCGCCGAGCGCAAGCTCGCCCGCGCGCTGCTGCCGGAGGACGAGAGCACCGCCGCCCGCTGGGCCGCCGCCTCGATGGAACTGGGCGCGCTGGTGTGCACGGCCAAGAACGAGAGCTGCGTGCGCTGCCCCATCGCCGCCCAGTGCGCCTGGCGGCTCGCGGGCAAGCCCGAGCACGACGGGCCGCCGCGGCGCGGGCAGACGTACGCCGGTACCGATCGCCAGGTCCGCGGCAAGCTGCTCGCCGTTCTGCGGGAGGCACACGCACCGGTGCCGCAGGCGGTTCTCGACCGGGTGTGGCACGAACCGGTACAACGGGCGCGGGCGCTGGACGGTCTGGTCGCGGACGGGCTCGTGGAGCCCCTGTCGGGTGGTTTGTATCGGCTGCCGTTGACGTAG
- a CDS encoding SigE family RNA polymerase sigma factor — protein MAQGEVLEFEEYVRTRQDALLRSARRLVPDPVDAQDLLQTALVRTYGRWETIEDKRLADAYLRRVMINTRTEWWRARKLEEVPTEQLPDASVDDSTEQHADRALLMDVMKVLAPKQRSVVVLRHWEQMSTEETAAALGMSAGTVKSTLHRALARLREELEARDLDARALEREERERCAAA, from the coding sequence ATGGCGCAGGGCGAGGTGCTCGAGTTCGAGGAGTACGTCCGCACCCGGCAGGACGCGCTGCTGCGCAGCGCACGCCGTCTGGTCCCGGACCCGGTCGACGCGCAGGACCTGCTCCAGACGGCGCTCGTGCGGACGTACGGCCGCTGGGAGACCATCGAGGACAAGCGGCTCGCGGACGCCTATCTGCGCCGGGTGATGATCAACACCCGCACGGAGTGGTGGCGGGCGCGCAAGCTGGAGGAGGTGCCGACCGAGCAGCTCCCGGACGCCTCGGTCGACGATTCCACCGAGCAGCACGCGGACCGCGCCCTGCTGATGGACGTCATGAAGGTGCTCGCCCCCAAGCAGCGCAGTGTCGTGGTGCTGCGACACTGGGAGCAGATGTCCACGGAGGAGACGGCCGCCGCCCTCGGTATGTCGGCCGGAACGGTCAAGAGCACGCTGCACCGGGCGCTCGCCCGGCTCCGTGAGGAGCTGGAGGCCCGCGATCTGGACGCACGCGCGCTGGAGCGTGAGGAGCGGGAGCGTTGCGCGGCGGCCTGA
- the cseB gene encoding two-component system response regulator CseB, which yields MADQTHVLFVEDDDVIREATQLALERDGFAVTAMPDGLSGLEAFRADRPDIALLDVMVPGLDGVSLCRRIRDESTVPVIMLSARADSIDVVLGLEAGADDYVTKPFDGAVLVARIRAVLRRFGHAGGADRGEESADAAAGGVLSFGELEIDTEGMEVRKAGQPVALTPTEMRLLLEFSSAPGTVLSRDKLLERVWDYGWGGDTRVVDVHVQRLRTKIGQDRIETVRGFGYKLKA from the coding sequence ATGGCAGACCAGACCCACGTGCTGTTCGTCGAGGACGACGACGTCATCCGCGAGGCCACCCAACTCGCCCTGGAGCGGGACGGCTTCGCGGTCACCGCCATGCCCGACGGACTGTCGGGCCTGGAGGCGTTCCGGGCGGACCGCCCCGACATCGCCCTGCTGGACGTCATGGTCCCGGGCCTGGACGGGGTCAGCCTGTGCCGCCGTATCCGCGACGAGTCCACCGTGCCGGTGATCATGCTGTCGGCGCGCGCCGACTCGATCGACGTGGTGCTCGGTCTGGAGGCCGGCGCCGACGACTACGTCACCAAGCCGTTCGACGGTGCCGTCCTGGTCGCCCGGATCCGTGCGGTGCTGCGCCGCTTCGGGCACGCGGGCGGGGCCGACCGGGGCGAGGAGAGCGCGGACGCGGCCGCCGGGGGCGTGCTGTCCTTCGGCGAGCTGGAGATCGACACCGAGGGCATGGAGGTGCGCAAAGCCGGGCAGCCGGTCGCGCTCACCCCGACCGAGATGCGGCTGCTGCTCGAGTTCTCCTCCGCGCCCGGCACGGTCCTGTCCCGCGACAAGCTCCTGGAGCGGGTGTGGGACTACGGCTGGGGCGGTGACACCCGAGTCGTCGACGTCCATGTGCAGCGGCTGCGGACGAAGATCGGCCAGGACCGGATCGAGACGGTCCGTGGCTTCGGCTACAAGTTGAAGGCCTGA
- the cseC gene encoding two-component system sensor histidine kinase CseC: protein MRGILRGPVTDRLAVRTGLRWKLSAAIALVGALVAVALSLVVHNAARVSMLDNARDLADERIRIAQRNYELTGKPNFPSIAVDDRHLPPALREKVEEGRRATYVSDRPDRGPDIWAAVPVKGGHVLSLHTGFTDRSTDILKDLDQALVIGSIAVVLGGSALGVLIGGQLSRRLRKAAAAANQMAKGETDVRVRDAIGGVVRDETDDLASAVDAMADALQQRLEAERRVTADIAHELRTPVTGLLTAAELLPPGRPTELVLDRAKAMRTLVEDVLEVARLDGASERAELQDILLGEFVARRVAAKDPGIEVRVVHESEVTTDPRRLERVLFNLLANAARHGKPPVQVTVEGRVIRVRDHGPGFPEDLLADGPSRFRTGSADRAGHGHGLGLTIAAGQARVLGARLTFRNVRPVGPLDGAPAEGAVAVLWLPEHAPTATGSHQMLP, encoded by the coding sequence ATGCGGGGGATCCTTCGGGGCCCGGTGACCGATCGGCTGGCCGTGCGGACCGGGCTGAGGTGGAAGCTGAGCGCGGCCATCGCGCTGGTCGGCGCGCTCGTGGCGGTCGCGCTCAGTCTGGTCGTGCACAACGCGGCGCGCGTCTCGATGCTGGACAACGCGCGCGACCTCGCGGACGAGCGGATCCGGATCGCCCAGCGCAACTACGAGCTGACCGGCAAGCCGAACTTCCCCAGCATCGCGGTCGACGACCGTCATCTGCCGCCCGCGCTGCGCGAGAAGGTCGAGGAGGGCCGCCGGGCGACGTACGTCTCCGACCGGCCCGACCGCGGCCCGGACATCTGGGCGGCCGTCCCGGTCAAGGGCGGCCATGTGCTGTCCCTGCACACCGGGTTCACCGACCGCAGCACCGACATCCTCAAGGATCTCGACCAGGCCCTGGTGATCGGCTCCATCGCGGTGGTCCTCGGCGGCAGCGCGCTCGGCGTGCTCATCGGCGGGCAGCTGTCACGGCGGCTGCGGAAGGCGGCGGCCGCGGCCAACCAGATGGCCAAGGGCGAGACGGACGTACGGGTGCGGGACGCGATCGGCGGGGTCGTACGGGACGAGACCGACGACCTCGCCAGCGCGGTGGACGCCATGGCGGACGCGCTCCAGCAGCGGCTGGAAGCCGAGCGCCGGGTCACCGCGGACATCGCGCACGAGCTGCGGACACCGGTGACGGGACTGCTGACGGCGGCGGAACTGCTGCCTCCGGGCCGGCCCACGGAGCTGGTCCTGGACCGGGCGAAAGCCATGCGCACCCTCGTCGAGGACGTCCTGGAGGTGGCCCGTCTCGACGGCGCCTCCGAGCGGGCGGAGCTCCAGGACATCCTGCTGGGCGAGTTCGTCGCCCGGCGGGTGGCGGCCAAGGACCCGGGGATCGAGGTGCGTGTGGTGCACGAGTCGGAGGTCACGACCGACCCGCGCCGCCTGGAGCGCGTGCTGTTCAACCTCCTGGCCAACGCCGCCCGGCACGGCAAGCCGCCCGTCCAGGTCACCGTCGAGGGCCGGGTCATCCGCGTCCGCGATCATGGCCCCGGCTTCCCCGAGGACCTTCTCGCGGACGGCCCGAGCCGCTTCCGCACGGGCAGCGCGGACCGCGCGGGCCACGGCCACGGGCTCGGACTGACCATCGCGGCGGGGCAGGCGCGGGTGCTGGGGGCACGGCTGACGTTCCGCAACGTCCGTCCGGTCGGTCCCCTGGACGGCGCCCCGGCGGAGGGCGCGGTGGCGGTGCTGTGGCTGCCGGAGCACGCGCCTACGGCCACGGGAAGTCATCAGATGCTGCCATAA
- a CDS encoding TetR/AcrR family transcriptional regulator yields the protein MSDLESARATGDVTARKRGRPRRTESDAAGTRDRILLAAREEFSERGYEKTSVRGIAKAAGVDSALVHHYFGTKEQVFEAAVEVAAAPALSAPDALDEGPLEDVGERLTRFIFGVWENPATRMPILAIVRSAVTNETAAAVFRRLVAAQLLRRIADQLDVPDAELRAELAAAQLVGTAMLRYVIKVEPLESTDIEQIIARVAPVVQSHLTGP from the coding sequence GTGAGCGACCTCGAAAGCGCCCGGGCGACCGGCGACGTCACCGCCCGCAAGCGCGGCCGGCCCCGCCGTACGGAATCGGACGCGGCCGGTACCCGCGACCGGATCCTCCTCGCGGCCCGTGAGGAGTTCTCCGAGCGGGGCTACGAGAAGACGTCCGTTCGGGGGATCGCCAAGGCCGCCGGGGTCGACTCGGCCCTGGTCCACCACTACTTCGGCACCAAGGAGCAGGTCTTCGAGGCGGCCGTGGAAGTCGCCGCCGCGCCCGCGCTGAGTGCGCCCGACGCGCTCGACGAGGGTCCGCTGGAGGACGTCGGAGAGCGTCTGACCCGCTTCATCTTCGGCGTGTGGGAGAACCCGGCGACGCGCATGCCGATCCTGGCGATCGTCCGCTCCGCCGTGACCAACGAGACCGCGGCCGCCGTCTTCCGCCGCCTCGTCGCCGCCCAGCTGCTGCGCCGCATCGCCGACCAGCTGGACGTGCCGGACGCGGAGCTGCGGGCCGAACTGGCGGCCGCGCAGCTGGTGGGGACGGCCATGCTGCGGTATGTGATCAAGGTGGAGCCGCTGGAGTCGACGGACATCGAGCAGATCATCGCGCGGGTGGCCCCGGTGGTGCAGAGCCATCTGACCGGGCCCTGA